A genomic stretch from Sulfuriferula thiophila includes:
- a CDS encoding DUF502 domain-containing protein, producing MKRYFITGLLIWVPLGITIWALNLIISTLDQSLLLLPMHWRPEAWLGVKIPGLGVILTFAVILLSGLVTANMLGQRLLKFWESLLSRIPVVKSIYYSVKQVSDSLFSGNGDAFRKVLLVRYPHPQAWSIAFQTNLPGEVEQHLDDEHVAVFIPTTPSPVNGFYFFVKRSEIIELDISVDSALKYIVSMGVVSSPEKPVIPANF from the coding sequence ATGAAACGTTACTTCATTACCGGCCTGTTAATCTGGGTGCCGCTAGGCATTACCATCTGGGCACTCAATCTGATCATCTCCACACTGGATCAGAGCTTATTACTATTGCCTATGCATTGGCGACCGGAGGCCTGGCTAGGAGTTAAAATCCCTGGATTAGGCGTCATTCTGACCTTTGCAGTCATTTTGCTCAGCGGCCTGGTTACCGCAAACATGCTGGGGCAGCGTCTGCTTAAATTCTGGGAATCGCTGTTATCACGCATCCCTGTCGTCAAGTCAATTTACTATAGCGTCAAGCAAGTCTCCGACTCCCTGTTTTCCGGCAATGGCGACGCTTTTCGCAAAGTGCTGCTGGTACGCTATCCACACCCGCAAGCATGGTCGATTGCATTTCAGACCAACCTGCCCGGTGAAGTTGAACAGCATCTGGATGACGAGCATGTTGCTGTATTCATCCCGACAACACCCAGCCCGGTAAATGGCTTTTATTTTTTCGTCAAACGCAGTGAAATCATAGAACTCGATATCAGCGTCGATTCCGCGTTAAAATACATTGTTTCCATGGGCGTGGTCAGTTCACCTGAAAAACCCGTCATTCCCGCTAATTTTTAA
- a CDS encoding FmdB family zinc ribbon protein — MAIYAYKCAACGFEQDVMQKMADAELSVCPQCSKDSFSKQITAAGFQLKGNGYYVTDFKNGSQSKPEAAPACGTGACPACV; from the coding sequence ATGGCAATTTATGCATATAAATGCGCTGCCTGCGGTTTTGAGCAGGATGTGATGCAAAAAATGGCCGATGCTGAGTTAAGCGTCTGCCCACAATGCAGCAAAGACAGTTTCAGCAAACAGATCACCGCTGCCGGCTTTCAGCTCAAGGGTAACGGCTATTATGTGACTGACTTTAAAAACGGCAGCCAAAGCAAGCCGGAAGCCGCGCCCGCCTGTGGCACTGGCGCCTGCCCAGCCTGCGTTTGA
- the gpmI gene encoding 2,3-bisphosphoglycerate-independent phosphoglycerate mutase: protein MTPVLLIILDGFGCRKCNTDNAIAQANKPNWDKYWKHYPHTLIQASESAVGLPSGQMGNSEVGHLNIGAGRVVYQEFTRIDLAIKGTSFFANPALKHTIEVAKQNDRALHILGLLSDGGVHSHERHIHAMLAMAANEGLKKVYLHIFLDGRDTAPKSAELFIANLQAKIDELQTGQIASMIGRYYAMDRDSRWQRVRAAYDLITQGKAEFTAPDAMTGLEMAYARGESDEFVKATSIVPPGAKPIRVEDGDSMVFMNFRSDRARQISRTFIEPDFNEFEREYQPKLADFCTLTGYSDEFNVSVAFPPERIRNGFGEYISQLGLKQLRIAETEKYPHVTFFFNGGEETVYEGEERIMVPSPDVATYDMKPEMSAFELTDKLVEAIERHQFDAIICNYANADMVGHTGNLEAAIKAIEALDICLGRAVPAMLAAGGEVLITADHGNAELMLDETTLQAYTAHTTNLVPLLYIGQRQASLADTGALEDISPTMLNIMGVVQPANMTGKSLINFE, encoded by the coding sequence GTGACCCCAGTATTATTGATCATTCTTGATGGTTTCGGTTGCCGCAAATGCAACACCGACAACGCCATTGCTCAAGCCAACAAACCCAACTGGGACAAATACTGGAAACACTATCCGCACACACTGATTCAGGCTTCTGAATCAGCGGTCGGACTACCTTCCGGACAGATGGGCAATTCCGAGGTCGGGCACCTGAACATTGGCGCCGGTCGCGTGGTGTACCAAGAGTTCACCCGAATCGATCTGGCCATCAAGGGCACCTCATTTTTCGCCAACCCGGCACTCAAACATACGATAGAAGTCGCCAAACAGAATGATCGCGCACTGCACATTCTGGGTTTGCTATCGGATGGCGGGGTGCATAGCCACGAGCGCCATATTCATGCCATGCTGGCCATGGCAGCTAATGAAGGGCTGAAGAAAGTTTATCTGCATATATTCCTGGATGGGCGCGACACGGCACCAAAAAGCGCAGAGCTGTTCATCGCCAATCTGCAGGCCAAAATCGATGAACTGCAAACCGGGCAGATCGCCTCCATGATCGGCCGCTACTATGCCATGGACAGAGATAGCCGCTGGCAGCGTGTCAGAGCCGCCTATGACCTCATCACTCAGGGTAAAGCCGAATTCACTGCTCCGGATGCCATGACCGGGCTTGAAATGGCTTACGCTCGCGGCGAATCCGATGAGTTCGTGAAAGCAACCAGCATTGTACCTCCCGGCGCCAAGCCGATACGCGTAGAAGATGGCGACAGCATGGTATTCATGAATTTCCGCTCAGATCGCGCACGGCAAATTTCACGCACCTTCATTGAACCGGATTTCAACGAGTTTGAACGTGAATACCAACCCAAGCTCGCGGATTTCTGCACACTGACGGGATACAGCGACGAGTTTAACGTCTCTGTCGCGTTCCCGCCGGAACGTATCCGTAACGGTTTTGGTGAGTACATCTCGCAACTCGGATTAAAACAGTTGCGTATTGCCGAAACCGAAAAATATCCGCACGTCACCTTCTTCTTCAATGGCGGTGAAGAGACCGTATACGAGGGCGAAGAACGGATTATGGTGCCATCACCGGATGTTGCCACCTACGACATGAAACCGGAAATGAGTGCATTCGAGCTCACCGACAAACTGGTAGAAGCGATAGAACGTCATCAGTTTGACGCCATCATTTGCAACTACGCCAATGCCGACATGGTTGGCCATACCGGCAATCTCGAAGCCGCAATCAAAGCCATCGAAGCGCTCGATATTTGCCTGGGAAGAGCTGTACCTGCGATGCTGGCAGCCGGTGGTGAAGTTCTGATCACCGCAGATCACGGCAACGCCGAGCTCATGCTTGATGAAACCACTCTGCAAGCTTACACCGCGCATACGACCAATCTGGTACCGCTGCTGTATATTGGCCAACGCCAGGCCAGCCTTGCCGACACAGGTGCTTTGGAGGACATCAGCCCGACCATGCTCAACATTATGGGAGTGGTGCAACCTGCCAACATGACAGGCAAGTCACTGATTAATTTCGAGTGA
- a CDS encoding site-specific recombinase — translation MDYTPEFLERALKRMASEPADTDGALIWRLFFLLRPRRSGDIDVATCHLADLLGLIERHPDYADGLREHLLGLLGHKQIGELLMSAGILPTHSFANELSRRIRYKLLPALPQPDSLRDWLDNALTANDSDWIRGVDADLWRRLLIALKCTPDHPAIAGLDMEYREAINGLSHRVAAGGLEPELLRINPELHQHASPFLAQHEEIAQQILNPDITPDIAHAQVLIAQCHEVLARIERHTAQQGTSIELTHLRVRLQQQLNRLDLLLRILNAAGLTKLDLIIKLFISISRSTGERYSVRRLLRSTTQQLAYQITQHAGHTGEHYVAENRSALFAMFRAASGAGVIIAGMAMLKILIAQTHFLPLQEAALVSLNYAFGFVLIYMLGLTIATKQPAMTASWMAQTLSQLRSETRQFQALQTFISQVFLSQLMAILGNLIFAFITALTLISVAGYFWHWQPISPAKALSLLDEVSLSTPMNWLYAAIAAVGLFLSGVVSGYYDNKNIYERIPQRLALLSWPARILGGRFWRAITRYIENHLGSLAGNFFFGLYLGLVAAFGHLSGLPLDIRHIAFGAANFAYALFALSWKVTWLKILLGGLGVLAIGFINLTVSFSLAFYLALRASRMSHRDARRWLIRAVTDMLAAPWRFVIRLFRS, via the coding sequence ATGGATTACACCCCTGAATTCCTAGAACGTGCACTTAAACGCATGGCCAGTGAGCCTGCCGATACAGACGGCGCTCTAATCTGGCGTTTATTTTTCCTGCTCAGACCACGTCGCAGCGGGGATATTGACGTTGCCACATGTCATCTTGCCGACTTATTGGGCCTAATTGAGCGTCATCCAGATTACGCAGACGGTTTACGTGAACATTTACTGGGTTTGCTTGGCCACAAACAGATCGGTGAATTACTGATGTCTGCCGGCATCCTGCCCACTCATAGTTTTGCCAATGAACTGTCACGCCGTATTCGTTACAAACTATTACCGGCATTACCCCAGCCAGATTCGTTACGCGACTGGCTGGACAATGCACTCACTGCTAACGACAGCGACTGGATCAGAGGCGTGGATGCTGATTTATGGCGGCGCCTGCTCATTGCGCTCAAATGCACTCCCGACCATCCCGCCATTGCCGGTTTAGACATGGAGTATCGCGAAGCCATCAATGGCCTGTCGCACCGTGTTGCAGCGGGTGGCCTGGAGCCGGAATTATTACGCATCAATCCGGAATTACACCAGCACGCATCGCCATTTCTTGCCCAGCATGAAGAAATCGCACAGCAGATACTTAACCCCGACATCACGCCAGACATAGCGCATGCTCAGGTGCTTATTGCCCAGTGTCATGAAGTGCTGGCGCGTATTGAACGCCATACTGCGCAACAAGGCACCAGCATAGAACTCACCCATTTGCGCGTACGCTTGCAACAACAACTGAACCGGCTGGACTTGCTGTTACGCATACTCAACGCAGCCGGGCTGACCAAGCTCGATCTGATTATCAAACTATTTATCAGCATCAGCCGCAGTACAGGCGAACGCTACAGCGTACGTAGGTTGTTACGCAGCACGACCCAGCAACTTGCGTACCAGATTACGCAACATGCCGGACATACGGGCGAGCACTACGTCGCTGAAAACCGATCCGCGTTATTTGCCATGTTCCGTGCCGCATCCGGTGCCGGGGTGATCATCGCAGGCATGGCCATGCTTAAAATCCTGATTGCTCAGACACATTTCCTGCCGTTACAGGAAGCTGCGCTGGTCAGCCTCAACTATGCTTTCGGCTTCGTGCTGATATACATGCTGGGACTGACCATCGCCACCAAACAGCCTGCCATGACCGCAAGCTGGATGGCACAAACGCTATCGCAATTACGCTCGGAAACACGCCAGTTTCAAGCACTGCAAACCTTTATCAGTCAGGTTTTCCTTAGTCAGTTAATGGCGATATTAGGCAATCTGATTTTTGCATTTATCACCGCCCTTACGTTGATCAGCGTGGCGGGCTATTTCTGGCACTGGCAACCGATTTCGCCCGCCAAAGCGCTCAGCTTGCTTGACGAGGTTTCGCTCAGCACACCCATGAATTGGCTATACGCGGCAATTGCCGCTGTGGGTTTATTTCTATCCGGCGTGGTCAGCGGTTATTACGACAATAAAAACATTTACGAAAGAATCCCGCAGCGCCTGGCTTTGCTAAGCTGGCCGGCACGCATACTGGGGGGACGATTCTGGCGCGCGATTACACGTTATATTGAAAACCATCTGGGTTCACTCGCCGGTAATTTCTTTTTTGGTCTGTATCTGGGTCTGGTAGCCGCCTTCGGCCATCTTTCCGGGTTACCGCTCGACATTCGCCATATTGCGTTTGGCGCAGCCAATTTCGCTTATGCCTTATTTGCCCTGAGCTGGAAAGTCACCTGGCTAAAAATCCTGCTGGGCGGATTAGGTGTGCTGGCAATTGGCTTCATTAACCTCACCGTGAGTTTCTCCCTGGCATTTTATCTGGCATTGCGCGCATCACGCATGTCGCACCGCGATGCACGGCGCTGGCTGATACGCGCGGTAACAGACATGCTGGCCGCCCCCTGGCGCTTCGTCATCCGGCTATTTCGCTCTTGA
- a CDS encoding ArsR/SmtB family transcription factor, with translation MSEPTLNLEHVDLIDKDEHIEQASRAMKAMSHPLRLKILCVLGDREVSVQDIVDNVGTSQSNISQHLAILRDKGVLRTRKDANRVYYRVGDTRTLRLISLMRDVFCGFT, from the coding sequence ATGTCAGAACCCACCCTCAATCTTGAACATGTTGATTTGATCGACAAAGACGAGCATATCGAGCAAGCCTCGCGTGCTATGAAAGCCATGTCGCATCCGCTACGGCTGAAAATTTTATGTGTATTGGGGGATAGAGAAGTTAGTGTGCAAGACATAGTTGATAATGTAGGTACTTCACAGAGTAATATCTCCCAGCATCTGGCCATTTTGCGCGATAAAGGTGTGTTGCGCACCCGTAAAGATGCTAATCGGGTTTATTATCGCGTAGGTGATACACGTACTCTGCGCCTGATCAGCTTGATGCGGGATGTTTTCTGCGGATTTACCTGA
- the aspS gene encoding aspartate--tRNA ligase, with translation MRTHYCGTVNRAHLDQTITITGWAHRRRDHGGVIFIDLRDREGLIQVVCDPDRADTFKIAEEIRSEFVLKITGLVRARPEGTVNSNLATGEIEVLALDIEVLNASATPPFQLDDENLSENVRLTHRYLDLRRPVMQANMRLRYRVSKTLRDYLDTHGFMEIETPMLTRSTPEGARDYLVPSRVHAGQFYALPQSPQLFKQLLMVSGFDRYFQITKCFRDEDLRADRQPEFTQVDIETSFMSEEQIMDLVEDMIRKMFKQVMDVELPTPFPRMPYSEAMNRYGSDKPDMRVSLEIIELTDLMKTVDFKVFRGAADMDGGRVAAMNVPGGASLSRKEIDDYTDFVKIYGAKGLAYIKVNDASQVTEPGLQSPIVKFLPEAALAEIIKRTGAQNGDLIFFGADKAKIVNDALGALRTKVGHAHGHAVKEWRPLWVVDFPMFEYNEDEKRWDALHHPFTAPKIGHETLLQTNPGAALSRAYDMVLNGWEVGGGSVRIHQQHIQDIVFRALGISEEQAREKFGFLLDALQFGAPPHGGLAFGLDRLVALMAGAESIRDVIAFPKTQRANDLMTQAPNNVDEKQLRELHIRLRNLEVNKA, from the coding sequence ATGCGTACTCATTATTGCGGCACGGTTAATCGTGCTCATCTAGATCAAACTATTACAATCACTGGCTGGGCACATCGTCGCCGCGATCACGGCGGAGTTATTTTCATCGACCTGCGCGACCGTGAAGGCTTGATCCAGGTTGTATGCGACCCCGACCGTGCTGACACATTCAAAATCGCTGAAGAAATCCGCAGCGAATTTGTTCTCAAAATTACCGGTCTGGTTCGTGCACGGCCGGAAGGCACCGTCAACAGCAATCTGGCGACGGGCGAAATCGAAGTTCTGGCACTGGATATTGAGGTGCTCAATGCTTCCGCCACTCCGCCGTTCCAGCTGGACGATGAAAACCTGTCGGAAAACGTACGCCTGACCCACCGTTATCTGGATCTGCGCCGCCCGGTCATGCAAGCCAATATGCGCCTGCGTTACCGCGTGTCCAAAACCTTGCGTGATTATCTGGATACGCATGGTTTCATGGAAATCGAAACCCCGATGCTGACCCGTTCCACCCCGGAAGGCGCGCGTGACTATCTGGTGCCATCACGGGTACACGCTGGCCAGTTCTACGCTTTGCCACAATCTCCACAACTGTTCAAACAGTTGTTGATGGTATCCGGCTTCGATCGCTACTTCCAGATTACCAAATGTTTCCGCGACGAAGATTTGCGCGCTGATCGCCAGCCCGAATTCACTCAGGTCGATATCGAAACCTCGTTTATGTCCGAAGAGCAGATCATGGATCTGGTCGAAGACATGATCCGCAAGATGTTCAAACAGGTCATGGATGTGGAACTGCCAACACCATTCCCGCGCATGCCTTATTCCGAAGCTATGAACCGCTACGGTTCCGACAAGCCGGATATGCGCGTCTCGCTGGAAATCATCGAGCTTACCGACTTGATGAAAACAGTTGATTTCAAGGTATTCCGTGGCGCAGCCGACATGGATGGCGGGCGCGTTGCAGCGATGAACGTCCCTGGCGGCGCCAGCCTGTCGCGCAAGGAAATCGACGACTACACCGATTTCGTCAAGATTTATGGCGCCAAGGGTCTGGCCTACATCAAGGTCAACGACGCCAGCCAGGTAACTGAGCCAGGCTTGCAGTCTCCTATTGTTAAATTCCTGCCGGAAGCAGCGTTAGCAGAGATTATCAAACGTACCGGCGCACAGAATGGCGACCTGATTTTCTTTGGCGCGGACAAAGCCAAAATCGTCAACGACGCCCTGGGTGCCTTGCGTACCAAAGTCGGTCACGCCCATGGCCATGCCGTCAAGGAATGGCGTCCATTGTGGGTTGTGGACTTCCCGATGTTCGAATACAACGAAGATGAAAAGCGCTGGGATGCGCTGCACCACCCCTTCACTGCACCTAAAATCGGCCATGAAACCCTGCTCCAAACCAATCCTGGCGCCGCGCTGTCACGTGCCTACGATATGGTGCTGAATGGCTGGGAAGTTGGTGGTGGCTCAGTGCGTATCCATCAGCAACACATCCAGGATATCGTGTTCCGCGCCTTGGGTATCAGCGAAGAGCAGGCACGCGAGAAATTCGGTTTCCTGCTGGATGCATTGCAGTTTGGCGCACCACCGCATGGCGGCCTGGCATTCGGTCTGGATCGACTGGTCGCGCTGATGGCGGGTGCAGAGTCCATCCGCGATGTGATTGCCTTTCCTAAAACGCAGCGCGCCAATGATCTGATGACGCAAGCCCCGAACAACGTCGATGAAAAGCAGTTGCGTGAACTGCATATCCGCTTACGCAATCTGGAAGTCAACAAAGCTTAG